From the genome of Neodiprion pinetum isolate iyNeoPine1 chromosome 3, iyNeoPine1.2, whole genome shotgun sequence, one region includes:
- the RpL26 gene encoding large ribosomal subunit protein uL24, with the protein MKFNSLVSSSRRKNRKRHFTAPSHIRRRLMSAPLSKELRQKYNVRSMPIRKDDEVQVVRGHYKGQQVGKVVQVYRKKFVVYVERIQREKANGASVYVGIDPSKTVIVKLKMDKDRKKIIDRRSKGRLAALGKDKGKYTEDTTAAMETS; encoded by the exons ATGAAGTTTAACAGCTTGGTTTCATCCTCGCGGAGGAAAAACCGCAAGAGGCATTTCACCGCACCTTCCCACATCAGGAGGCGACTAATGAGCGCTCCTCTGTCAAAGGAACTTCGCCAGAAGTACAACGTACGATCTATGCCCATTCGCAAGGATGACGAAGTCCAG GTTGTCCGCGGTCACTACAAGGGGCAGCAAGTTGGAAAGGTTGTACAGGTGTACAGGAAAAAATTCGTTGTTTATGTCGAACGAATTCAGAGGGAAAAAGCTAATGGAGCGAGTGTCTATGTTGGCATTGACCCTTCCAAG ACGGTTATTGTCAAACTAAAAATGGACAAGGATCGCAAAAAGATCATCGACAGGAGGAGCAAGGGACGTCTTGCTGCTCTAGGCAAAGATAAGGGCAAATACACCGAGGATACCACTGCCGCAATGGAAACCTCATAA